In the genome of Chaetodon auriga isolate fChaAug3 chromosome 15, fChaAug3.hap1, whole genome shotgun sequence, one region contains:
- the rtn4rl1a gene encoding reticulon-4 receptor-like 1 codes for MFMRGYGGVELLLVLCGLDLSLPCPRHCICYTSPSTVSCQAHNFHAVPEGIPAQSERVFLQNNKIQRLLRGHFSPTTTMLWLYSNNISYIQPSTFHGFDRLEELDLGDNRHLKAIASDTFLGLGRLHALHLYHCGLISLPPGIFAGLNNLQYLYLQDNQLEFLEDDLFIDLLNLSHLFLHGNRLWSLRQNTFRGLGVLDRLLLHQNRIQWVDRQAFHDLRRLTTLYLFNNSLTELSGGSLTLLPALEYLRLNDNPWECDCKALSLWDWLRRFRGSTSSLICVSPPELAGKDLKMVKKEELPSCLSGEGHARAVPGGELEHGESLNHLNRHRNHHNHHQRPYLPHGDQYSLPSPSPLPRPPKGGRRNCTRRGRKAKGGLNEVQVLREEGEKDYTPDGGKYDPSATARRKNKCIPRTSVGPPSGVQRANNKAGSHLADYIFCLPSALLLSLISVILR; via the exons gttATGGTGGGGTGGAGTTACTCTTGGTGCTGTGTGGCCTGGATCTCTCTCTGCCCTGCCCTCGCCACTGCATCTGCTACACTTCACCTAGCACCGTCTCCTGCCAGGCCCACAACTTCCATGCCGTGCCGGAGGGCATCCCCGCCCAGAGCGAGCGCGTCTTCCTGCAGAACAACAAGATCCAGCGGCTGCTTCGCGGCCACTTCTCGCCCACCACCACCATGTTGTGGCTTTACTCCAACAACATCTCCTACATACAGCCGTCCACCTTCCACGGCTTTGACCGCCTGGAGGAGCTCGACCTTGGGGACAATCGGCACCTGAAGGCCATCGCCTCAGACACCTTCCTGGGTCTGGGGAGGCTACACGCCCTGCACCTATACCACTGTGGCCTGATCAGCCTGCCTCCAGGGATCtttgcaggcctcaataatCTTCAGTATCTCTACCTACAG GACAACCAGTTGGAGTTCCTGGAGGACGATCTGTTCATCGACCTGCTGAACCTCAGTCATCTCTTCCTGCATGGTAATCGACTTTGGAGCCTTCGCCAGAATACTTTCCGTGGTCTGGGGGTCTTAGACCGCCTGCTTCTCCACCAGAACCGAATCCAGTGGGTTGACCGCCAGGCTTTCCACGACCTGCGACGCCTCACCACCCTTTATCTGTTTAATAACTCCCTAACCGAGCTGTCTGGTGGTAGCTTGACTCTACTGCCGGCCCTGGAGTACCTGCGACTTAACGACAACCCCTGGGAGTGTGACTGCAAGGCCCTGTCACTCTGGGATTGGCTGCGGAGGTTCAGAGGTTCCACCTCCTCACTGATATGCGTTTCACCACCAGAGCTTGCGGGGAAGGATCTGAAAATGGTGAAGAAAGAGGAGCTGCCCAGTTGCTTATCAGGCGAGGGTCATGCACGTGCTGTGCCAGGTGGGGAGCTGGAGCACGGAGAGTCTTTGAACCACCTGAATCGTCACAGAAACCATCACAACCACCATCAGCGGCCGTACTTGCCACATGGGGACCAGTACAGCTTGCCTTCACCCTCGCCCCTGCCACGGCCACCTAAGGGAGGCCGCAGAAACTGTACCCGCCGGGGCCGCAAGGCAAAAGGGGGTCTCAATGAGGTGCAGGTACTACGGGAGGAGGGTGAGAAAGACTATACTCCAGATGGGGGTAAATATGATCCATCTGCAACTGCAAGAAGGAAGAACAAGTGCATCCCCAGAACTTCTGTCGGCCCACCAAGTGGGGTCCAGAGAGCCAATAATAAAGCTGGGTCACACCTTGCAgattatattttctgtttaccatcagctctgctgctgtcactcatcTCTGTGATCCTACGCTGA